Proteins from a genomic interval of Granulicella sp. L56:
- a CDS encoding SGNH/GDSL hydrolase family protein, whose protein sequence is MNLIFKLAAVLLCFSSLAVAQEPLGFLHKGDTLIFQGDSITDGGRQRTGSDYNHIMGQDYAYLLAAEIGSEYPERSLVFVNRGISGERVIDLAARWQTDTIALKPNLLSILVGINDTLATGAKAETVEQYEAVYDKLLADTIAALPGTKIVLGEPFLLPVGKHKDDYAAEMVEVKKRQAVALRLAAKYHLPIVRYQEALDAACAKAPADYWSWDGVHPTYAGHGLMAQEWLKTVDAFWGGDAVGK, encoded by the coding sequence GTGAATCTTATTTTTAAGCTTGCCGCCGTGCTTCTTTGTTTTTCTTCGCTTGCTGTGGCGCAGGAGCCGCTTGGTTTTCTTCACAAGGGAGACACGCTGATCTTTCAGGGCGACTCCATCACCGATGGCGGCAGGCAACGCACCGGAAGCGACTACAACCACATCATGGGGCAGGATTACGCCTATCTTCTGGCTGCGGAGATTGGCTCGGAGTATCCGGAGCGCAGTCTCGTCTTCGTCAATCGCGGCATTAGCGGGGAGCGCGTGATCGATCTGGCCGCGCGATGGCAGACAGATACGATTGCGCTGAAGCCGAACCTGCTGAGCATTCTGGTGGGTATCAACGATACGTTGGCGACCGGAGCGAAGGCTGAGACGGTGGAGCAGTACGAGGCGGTCTACGATAAGCTGCTGGCCGACACCATTGCGGCGTTGCCGGGGACGAAGATCGTTTTGGGTGAACCGTTTTTATTGCCGGTAGGGAAGCATAAGGATGATTATGCGGCGGAGATGGTCGAAGTGAAGAAGCGGCAGGCGGTGGCTCTTCGTTTAGCCGCGAAATATCACCTGCCTATTGTTCGCTATCAGGAGGCTCTCGATGCGGCCTGTGCGAAGGCACCGGCGGACTACTGGAGTTGGGATGGGGTTCATCCGACCTATGCAGGGCATGGATTGATGGCGCAAGAGTGGCTTAAGACGGTGGACGCCTTTTGGGGTGGAGACGCTGTCGGGAAGTGA
- a CDS encoding YajQ family cyclic di-GMP-binding protein, which produces MASDNSFDVVSKVELQEVKNAIDQASKEVHARFDLKDSKSKIELEGTDAIQLASESEYTLKAVIEILSQKLVKRGVSLKNLEYEKIEPASNSSVRQKIKLIQGIPSEKAKQVVALIKDSKKKAQASIQGDTVRVVSKDRDVLQEVMALLRGKDLGVDLQFTNFRSN; this is translated from the coding sequence ATGGCATCCGACAATAGCTTCGACGTAGTCAGCAAAGTAGAACTTCAGGAAGTCAAAAACGCGATCGACCAGGCCAGCAAAGAGGTCCATGCCCGCTTCGACCTCAAGGACTCCAAGTCCAAAATCGAGCTCGAAGGCACCGACGCCATTCAACTGGCTTCGGAAAGCGAGTACACCCTCAAGGCAGTCATCGAGATCCTCTCGCAGAAGCTGGTCAAGCGCGGTGTCTCGCTCAAGAACCTTGAGTACGAGAAGATCGAGCCGGCCTCGAACTCCAGCGTCCGCCAGAAGATCAAGCTGATTCAGGGCATTCCCTCTGAGAAGGCGAAGCAGGTTGTGGCCCTCATCAAGGACTCGAAGAAGAAGGCACAGGCCAGCATCCAGGGCGATACCGTTCGCGTGGTCAGCAAAGACCGCGATGTGCTTCAGGAAGTCATGGCGCTGCTGCGCGGCAAAGATCTGGGCGTGGACCTCCAGTTCACCAATTTCCGCTCCAACTAG
- a CDS encoding cupin domain-containing protein, with protein MALAQSTTAVSPKASAELAQAKVFPFDEMPVRKMANGGESRSIVQGSLATGESVALHESMLPVGSVPNPAHRIEHSEFIVVREGTLEFDHDGNAEKVGPGGVIYVAFGTLHQVKNVGDVPAKYVVVAIGGDTAK; from the coding sequence ATGGCCTTGGCACAGAGTACGACTGCGGTGTCTCCAAAGGCGAGTGCGGAGCTGGCGCAGGCGAAGGTGTTTCCTTTTGACGAGATGCCGGTCAGAAAGATGGCCAATGGTGGGGAGAGCCGGAGTATCGTGCAGGGTTCGCTGGCGACGGGAGAGAGCGTTGCGCTGCACGAGTCGATGCTTCCGGTGGGCAGCGTACCGAACCCGGCGCACAGGATCGAGCACTCCGAGTTCATCGTGGTGAGGGAGGGAACGCTGGAGTTCGACCATGACGGCAACGCCGAAAAAGTGGGGCCGGGTGGCGTGATTTATGTGGCTTTTGGGACCCTTCATCAGGTGAAAAACGTGGGAGATGTCCCGGCGAAGTACGTCGTCGTCGCGATTGGCGGCGATACGGCAAAGTAA
- a CDS encoding alpha-L-fucosidase, protein MNLNRRTFTAGLSTLLIAPAALAQIEGEHIATNPAHPVKAVQDTETRAQRNERMAWWRAARFGMFIHWGLYSIPAGTWDGKQIPSVGEWIMNTASIPVADYKALAPKFNPTGFNAHDIVALAKSAGQKYIVITAKHHDGFAMFDSKANDFNIVAATPFKRDPLRELAEECKKQGVKLGFYYSQDQDWTAPGGAAYKTGDHQPPTFHWDPAQNGDFATYLHTKAIPQMKELLTNYGDFPVVIWFDTPTKDMTPELAGEIVDLLNQHPNLIWNNRLGGGYKGDTETPEQYIPATGYPGEDWESCMTMNDTWGYKSYDTNFKSTETLLRNLIDIASKGGNYLLNIGPDSHGVVPQPEVERLQEVGKWIAVNGDAIYGTQPTLFGSEAGSFSTTEKDDEGKPKFVAAWDWRSTTTPNKIYISIFNWPANNTFHLDKLPRKVKSAYLLADKKHLKLTHTGDGLDIHLPEKALDPIATVVVLNT, encoded by the coding sequence ATGAACCTGAACCGCCGCACCTTTACTGCCGGGCTCTCCACCCTTCTGATCGCCCCCGCCGCACTTGCTCAGATCGAAGGCGAACACATCGCCACCAACCCCGCGCATCCGGTCAAAGCCGTTCAGGACACCGAGACCCGCGCCCAGCGCAACGAGCGCATGGCCTGGTGGCGTGCTGCCCGCTTCGGCATGTTCATTCACTGGGGCCTCTACTCCATCCCCGCAGGCACCTGGGACGGCAAGCAGATCCCCAGCGTCGGCGAGTGGATCATGAACACCGCCTCCATCCCTGTCGCCGACTACAAGGCCCTCGCGCCTAAGTTCAACCCCACCGGCTTCAACGCGCACGATATCGTCGCCCTCGCCAAATCTGCCGGACAGAAGTACATCGTCATCACGGCCAAGCACCACGACGGCTTCGCCATGTTCGACTCCAAGGCCAACGACTTCAACATCGTCGCCGCCACTCCCTTCAAACGCGATCCCCTTCGCGAGCTGGCCGAAGAGTGCAAGAAGCAGGGCGTCAAACTCGGCTTCTACTACTCGCAGGATCAGGACTGGACCGCACCCGGCGGAGCCGCCTACAAGACCGGCGATCATCAGCCCCCCACCTTCCACTGGGACCCCGCCCAGAACGGCGACTTCGCCACCTACCTCCACACCAAGGCCATCCCACAGATGAAGGAGCTGCTCACCAACTACGGTGACTTCCCCGTCGTCATCTGGTTCGACACCCCCACTAAGGACATGACTCCCGAACTCGCCGGAGAGATCGTCGATCTGCTCAACCAGCATCCCAACCTCATCTGGAACAACCGTCTCGGCGGCGGCTACAAGGGCGACACGGAGACCCCCGAGCAGTACATCCCCGCCACCGGCTATCCCGGCGAAGACTGGGAGTCCTGCATGACCATGAACGACACCTGGGGCTACAAGTCCTACGACACCAACTTCAAGTCCACCGAGACCCTGCTCCGCAACCTCATCGACATCGCCAGCAAGGGCGGCAACTACCTGCTCAATATCGGCCCCGACTCCCACGGCGTCGTCCCCCAACCCGAGGTCGAGCGCCTGCAGGAGGTCGGCAAATGGATCGCCGTCAATGGCGACGCCATCTACGGAACCCAACCCACTCTCTTCGGCTCCGAGGCCGGATCATTCAGCACCACCGAAAAGGACGACGAGGGCAAGCCCAAGTTCGTCGCCGCGTGGGACTGGCGCTCCACCACGACCCCGAACAAAATTTACATCTCCATCTTCAACTGGCCAGCAAACAATACCTTCCACCTCGACAAGCTACCCCGCAAGGTAAAGAGCGCCTACCTTCTGGCCGACAAGAAGCACCTCAAACTCACCCACACCGGCGACGGCCTCGACATCCATCTGCCCGAAAAGGCGCTGGACCCCATCGCCACCGTCGTCGTCCTCAACACCTAA
- a CDS encoding PEP-CTERM sorting domain-containing protein has translation MRRSLLALLSIALLSFGISAHASTIIPGVYNLDDAFVSGFAVTGTVTLNSTGNVTLANLTFNDPSFSNPGLPTFNQVSVTNTYNGLGQNYITSTNNSGQIALYFNTTANANGNLGLCLGSAQCGTANGTVDPSSLQLYGFYNSAIGSNPGLANTNFSSGYLTQADATPTALTPEPSSLFLLGTGIIGLAGISRLMKPSARFGGSDKAPDTLAKDETSA, from the coding sequence ATGCGCCGCAGCCTTCTTGCCCTCTTATCGATCGCACTTCTTAGCTTTGGCATCTCCGCCCACGCCAGCACAATCATTCCCGGCGTCTATAACCTCGACGACGCCTTTGTCAGCGGCTTTGCCGTTACCGGGACGGTCACCTTGAACAGCACTGGCAATGTCACGCTGGCCAATCTGACGTTCAATGACCCGAGTTTCAGCAATCCGGGCCTGCCGACCTTTAATCAGGTATCGGTAACGAACACCTACAACGGGCTGGGGCAGAACTACATCACTTCTACCAACAACAGCGGCCAAATCGCGCTTTACTTCAATACGACGGCCAATGCCAATGGCAACCTCGGCCTCTGCCTGGGCAGTGCACAGTGCGGGACTGCGAACGGAACGGTCGATCCCTCGTCGCTTCAGCTCTATGGGTTCTATAACAGCGCGATTGGAAGCAATCCGGGGCTTGCGAACACAAACTTCAGCAGTGGATATCTGACACAGGCCGACGCCACACCGACCGCGCTGACGCCGGAGCCCTCGTCGCTGTTTCTGCTGGGCACGGGCATTATCGGGCTGGCTGGGATATCGCGCCTGATGAAGCCGTCGGCCCGTTTTGGCGGCTCTGATAAAGCGCCGGATACCTTGGCGAAGGATGAAACCAGCGCGTAA
- a CDS encoding MFS transporter, with protein MSMKSASLSDSGFTTSAPPQSNTRWFVCFLLFLATTINYMDRSALALVEPLLHLPFMGWVPGLAPEFQTIYHLNYAHIVECFMVAYGVGFLFAGRMIDKLGTKTGYALAILIWGCASISHSIVTTVVGFCIARILLGLGESGNFPAAIKATTEWFPSEERALATGLFNSGSNAAFFVAPILIAAVTSKWGWHAAFITTGSMGLIWCVIWIIFPYNKLRRGSTQTQADLAPVTEGQPIYSVLLRHRGFWAFFIGKGLTDPIWWFYLFYLPMFLHDNYGLDLNQAKYPLIVIYTAATVGSVGGGWLSGFLMKRGHTVNFGRKFAMLVCAICVLPIMLVPHMHVLFPHNPWPAIALFCLATAAHQGWSANIFSTPTDMFPSTSVSTVVGLGGAAGAAGGAVFTWIVSHLFSLHPLVIFTLAGFAYVIALAIFQVLIPRLGATRTA; from the coding sequence ATGTCCATGAAATCTGCCAGCCTGTCCGACTCGGGCTTCACCACGTCCGCACCGCCTCAGTCCAACACACGCTGGTTTGTCTGCTTCCTGCTCTTCCTGGCAACGACCATCAATTACATGGACCGCTCGGCTCTCGCGCTCGTCGAGCCTCTGCTCCATCTTCCGTTCATGGGCTGGGTCCCCGGCCTCGCGCCTGAGTTTCAAACTATCTACCACCTCAACTACGCCCATATTGTTGAGTGCTTCATGGTCGCATATGGCGTCGGCTTCCTCTTCGCCGGTCGCATGATCGACAAGCTCGGCACCAAGACCGGCTACGCTCTAGCCATCCTCATCTGGGGCTGCGCTTCGATCAGTCACTCCATCGTGACCACCGTCGTCGGTTTTTGCATCGCCCGCATCCTCCTCGGACTCGGCGAATCGGGCAACTTCCCCGCGGCCATCAAAGCCACCACCGAGTGGTTCCCCTCAGAAGAGCGGGCGCTCGCCACCGGCCTCTTCAACTCCGGCTCCAATGCGGCGTTCTTTGTCGCGCCCATCCTGATCGCCGCCGTCACTTCCAAATGGGGATGGCATGCCGCCTTCATCACCACCGGCTCCATGGGCCTGATCTGGTGCGTCATCTGGATCATCTTTCCCTATAACAAGCTGCGCCGCGGCTCGACCCAGACACAGGCCGACCTCGCTCCGGTGACTGAAGGCCAGCCCATCTATTCCGTCCTGCTCCGCCACCGCGGCTTCTGGGCCTTCTTCATCGGCAAGGGACTCACCGACCCCATCTGGTGGTTCTATCTCTTCTATCTCCCTATGTTTCTCCACGACAACTACGGGCTCGACCTGAACCAGGCCAAATATCCGTTGATCGTCATCTATACCGCCGCCACCGTCGGCTCGGTTGGCGGAGGCTGGCTCTCCGGCTTCCTCATGAAGCGTGGACACACCGTCAACTTTGGACGCAAATTCGCTATGCTCGTCTGCGCCATCTGCGTTCTGCCCATCATGCTGGTTCCGCACATGCACGTCCTGTTTCCGCATAACCCGTGGCCTGCCATCGCCCTCTTCTGCCTCGCTACCGCCGCCCATCAGGGCTGGTCGGCCAACATCTTTTCAACTCCAACCGATATGTTCCCCTCGACCAGCGTCAGCACCGTAGTCGGTCTCGGTGGAGCAGCCGGAGCTGCAGGCGGAGCAGTCTTTACCTGGATCGTCTCGCATCTCTTCTCCCTGCACCCACTGGTCATCTTCACGCTGGCAGGTTTTGCCTACGTCATCGCGCTGGCCATCTTCCAGGTACTCATTCCACGCCTCGGAGCGACACGCACTGCCTAA
- a CDS encoding FadR/GntR family transcriptional regulator — protein MKKEVHEEVTGHSQLTMQVVEHVRSLIAKGEVHPGDRLPPERDLARQLKISRSSLRAGIGFLSAMGVLKSRHGAGTFVSSGPPALDSSSLSVLGALHGFLPWQMFEARIVLESNVAALAAERATDEHIAELAEEVAEMYAALTDPQEYLIHDVRFHRTIARAAGNPILGALMETITANLYEGRSKTVQHAQDLKESAEMHREIYRAIRSHNPAKARQTMEQHLNLASKAQASELIHPAPDAAEEAHEAAN, from the coding sequence GTGAAAAAAGAGGTCCACGAAGAAGTCACCGGCCACAGCCAACTGACCATGCAGGTCGTCGAGCATGTCCGCTCCCTCATCGCCAAAGGCGAGGTACACCCCGGAGACCGTCTTCCGCCCGAACGCGACCTCGCTCGCCAGCTCAAGATCAGCCGCTCCAGCCTCCGCGCCGGGATCGGCTTTCTCTCTGCCATGGGCGTGCTCAAAAGCCGCCACGGTGCCGGAACCTTCGTCTCCTCCGGCCCCCCCGCGCTCGACTCCAGCTCGCTCTCCGTTCTCGGAGCACTCCACGGCTTCCTCCCGTGGCAGATGTTCGAGGCCCGCATCGTCCTCGAATCGAACGTAGCCGCCCTCGCCGCCGAGCGCGCCACCGACGAGCACATCGCCGAGCTGGCCGAAGAGGTTGCCGAGATGTACGCCGCGCTCACCGATCCTCAGGAGTACCTCATCCACGACGTGCGCTTCCACCGCACCATCGCCCGCGCCGCCGGCAACCCCATTCTCGGCGCACTCATGGAGACCATCACCGCCAATCTCTACGAGGGTCGCAGCAAGACCGTCCAGCACGCGCAGGACCTCAAGGAGTCGGCCGAGATGCACCGCGAGATCTACCGCGCCATCCGCTCCCACAACCCGGCCAAGGCGCGTCAGACCATGGAGCAGCACCTCAACCTCGCCAGCAAAGCGCAGGCCTCCGAGCTTATCCACCCGGCTCCGGATGCCGCCGAAGAAGCGCACGAAGCAGCCAACTAA
- a CDS encoding TatD family hydrolase — translation MTLIDSHAHLDFYTDDREEVLRRAYAAGVHSILAIGIGEGPDTMQQALEIAHASTGEPRIYASVGIHPQEAAKADSEALTKLARLAADPKCVALGEIGLDYYHVENPEPPIQKQAFIAQMEIAAAAKKPILIHCRTSELATPQAKEKYGEADAWEDLLALIASHWTHHGLGGIMHCFSGTVEQAQRSLDAGFYLSFAGNLTYPKAQSIRDAAVAAPSDRILVETDAPFLAPIPHRGQRNEPALVVHTAETLAALRGISSQELAAITTENFKRLFPTTA, via the coding sequence ATGACTCTGATCGATTCCCACGCCCATCTCGACTTCTACACCGACGACAGAGAAGAGGTCCTTCGCCGGGCCTACGCCGCAGGCGTCCACAGCATCCTCGCCATCGGCATCGGCGAAGGCCCCGACACCATGCAGCAGGCGCTCGAAATCGCCCACGCCAGCACCGGTGAGCCTCGCATCTACGCCAGCGTCGGCATCCATCCCCAGGAAGCCGCCAAAGCAGACAGCGAAGCCCTCACCAAATTAGCCCGATTGGCGGCTGATCCAAAGTGCGTCGCCCTCGGCGAGATCGGCCTCGACTACTACCACGTCGAAAACCCCGAGCCGCCTATCCAAAAACAAGCCTTCATCGCCCAGATGGAGATAGCTGCCGCCGCAAAGAAGCCCATACTCATTCACTGCCGCACCAGCGAGCTCGCCACTCCGCAAGCCAAAGAGAAGTACGGCGAAGCCGATGCCTGGGAGGACCTTCTCGCTCTCATCGCCTCCCATTGGACTCATCACGGACTCGGCGGCATCATGCACTGCTTCTCCGGCACCGTCGAGCAGGCCCAGCGCTCGCTCGATGCAGGCTTCTATCTCTCCTTCGCAGGCAACCTCACCTATCCCAAGGCTCAATCCATCCGCGATGCCGCAGTCGCCGCTCCCTCCGACCGCATTCTGGTCGAGACCGACGCTCCCTTCCTCGCTCCCATTCCTCATCGAGGCCAGCGCAACGAGCCCGCACTCGTCGTCCATACCGCCGAAACCCTCGCCGCCCTTCGCGGCATCTCATCACAAGAGCTTGCAGCAATTACGACCGAAAACTTCAAGCGTCTTTTCCCCACGACGGCCTGA
- the metG gene encoding methionine--tRNA ligase subunit beta, with the protein MAPIMSEAQKKFYLTTPIYYVNARPHIGHAYTTIAADVIARRHRLLGDDTFFLTGTDEHGQKIERSATAAGIPPQQFADQVSAQFESLWKRMGITNDDYIRTTEPRHKRGVQKLFQLLRDRDKIYLSTYTGQYSVGEEMFIDGPPGTIGPDGKPTETVTEENYFFRLSEYQRPLIDLIESGELNIQPEVRKNEVLSFLRGNVNQATEQSTKPGAPGLDSQTWDGPLQNSPTPTIAHSAKGTPYVPGALKDLSISRSSFKWGIPVPGDEKHVIYVWLDALANYMTAIGYGSDDHADQENFKKYWPADLHLVGKEIIRFHCVYWPAFLLAAGLPLPKAITAHGWLLFEESKMSKSRGNIVRTETILDAFGTLKPDVPKAEQDLFAADVIRYFLLREIPFGQDGSFSFDALVQRYNSDLANGYGNLVSRTLAMIGKYFDGIVPDPTEVTIDITSSALGGAVGTQRTYIVPNEPSAAGSEFATDLQNAWQAIASADNYITSNAPWKLAAIPEQKQQLAAVLYTAAESIRFITALLYPILPYATSKVWTQLGLGSIEEAARNGELKNLQWGGLKPGTKLGPLSPIFPRAPKELIETMTDMELSNAAPKPAEPAGLPHVNLEVDNPAHTHTEFRESPISSESATPSMNPIAESTHPAAAPRTSALEEHNPGAKVGGSHAVTTERVTTSHTEAAASGVFANAAAASSIPDTPQIAIDDFVKIDLRVAKIIVAERIPKADKLLRLEVDLGYEKRQILSGIAQWYTPEELIGRNIVVIANLAPRKMRGLESHGMLLAASHGEDGKPVLATFGEDIALGSRLK; encoded by the coding sequence ATGGCCCCCATCATGTCTGAAGCTCAGAAAAAGTTCTACCTCACCACGCCCATTTACTACGTCAACGCGCGCCCGCACATCGGCCACGCCTACACCACCATCGCTGCCGACGTCATCGCCCGCCGCCATCGCCTGCTCGGCGACGACACCTTCTTCCTCACCGGCACCGACGAGCACGGCCAGAAGATCGAGCGCTCCGCCACCGCCGCCGGCATCCCCCCGCAGCAGTTCGCCGACCAGGTCTCCGCCCAGTTCGAGTCGCTCTGGAAGCGCATGGGCATCACCAACGACGATTACATCCGCACCACCGAACCCCGCCACAAACGCGGCGTCCAGAAGCTCTTCCAACTCCTCCGCGACCGCGACAAGATCTACCTCAGCACCTACACCGGCCAGTACAGCGTCGGCGAAGAGATGTTCATCGACGGCCCTCCCGGCACCATCGGCCCCGACGGCAAGCCCACCGAGACCGTCACTGAAGAGAACTACTTCTTCCGCCTCTCCGAATACCAGCGCCCCCTCATCGACCTGATCGAAAGCGGCGAGCTCAACATCCAGCCCGAGGTCCGCAAGAACGAAGTCCTCAGCTTCCTCCGCGGCAACGTCAATCAAGCTACAGAACAATCCACAAAACCGGGTGCCCCAGGTCTGGACTCTCAGACCTGGGATGGACCACTCCAAAACTCCCCCACACCCACCATCGCCCACTCCGCCAAAGGCACCCCCTACGTCCCCGGGGCACTCAAAGACCTAAGCATCTCCCGCAGCAGCTTCAAGTGGGGCATCCCCGTCCCCGGCGACGAGAAGCACGTCATCTACGTCTGGCTCGATGCCCTCGCCAACTACATGACCGCCATCGGCTACGGCTCCGACGACCACGCCGATCAGGAAAACTTCAAAAAATACTGGCCCGCCGATCTCCATCTCGTAGGCAAAGAGATCATCCGCTTCCACTGCGTCTACTGGCCTGCCTTCCTGCTGGCCGCTGGCCTGCCGCTGCCCAAAGCCATCACCGCCCACGGCTGGCTCCTCTTTGAAGAATCGAAGATGTCGAAGTCCCGCGGCAACATCGTCCGCACCGAAACCATCCTCGACGCCTTCGGCACCCTAAAACCGGACGTCCCCAAAGCCGAACAAGACCTCTTCGCCGCCGACGTCATCCGCTACTTCCTCCTCCGCGAAATTCCCTTCGGCCAGGACGGCAGCTTCAGCTTCGACGCCTTAGTCCAGCGCTACAACAGCGACCTCGCCAACGGCTACGGCAACCTCGTCAGCCGCACGTTAGCAATGATCGGTAAATACTTTGATGGCATCGTCCCTGATCCAACCGAAGTCACAATCGACATCACCTCCTCTGCCCTCGGGGGGGCAGTAGGCACGCAAAGGACATACATCGTCCCTAACGAACCCTCGGCAGCAGGCTCTGAGTTTGCAACTGATCTGCAAAATGCATGGCAAGCCATCGCCAGCGCCGACAACTACATTACATCGAACGCACCTTGGAAGCTCGCCGCCATTCCGGAACAGAAGCAACAACTCGCTGCCGTCCTCTACACCGCAGCCGAATCCATCCGCTTCATCACCGCGCTCCTCTACCCCATCCTCCCTTACGCCACATCCAAAGTCTGGACCCAACTAGGCCTCGGCTCCATCGAAGAAGCCGCACGCAACGGCGAACTAAAAAATCTCCAATGGGGAGGCCTCAAACCCGGCACAAAACTAGGCCCACTCTCCCCCATCTTCCCCCGAGCACCCAAGGAACTCATCGAGACAATGACCGATATGGAACTAAGCAACGCCGCACCCAAGCCAGCCGAACCCGCCGGCCTCCCTCACGTCAATCTCGAGGTCGACAACCCTGCTCACACCCACACCGAGTTCCGCGAGTCGCCCATCTCCTCTGAGTCCGCAACTCCATCGATGAATCCAATCGCCGAATCGACCCACCCCGCCGCAGCCCCCCGCACCTCGGCGCTCGAGGAGCACAATCCCGGAGCCAAAGTCGGCGGCAGCCACGCTGTCACCACCGAGCGCGTCACGACCTCCCACACCGAAGCCGCCGCCTCCGGTGTCTTCGCCAACGCGGCTGCCGCCTCCAGCATCCCCGACACCCCCCAGATCGCCATCGACGACTTCGTCAAGATCGATCTCCGCGTCGCCAAAATCATCGTCGCCGAGCGCATCCCCAAGGCCGACAAGCTGCTCCGCCTCGAAGTAGACCTCGGCTACGAAAAGCGCCAGATACTCTCCGGCATCGCGCAGTGGTACACGCCCGAGGAGCTGATCGGCCGCAACATCGTCGTCATCGCCAACCTCGCCCCCCGCAAGATGCGCGGCCTTGAATCCCACGGTATGCTGCTCGCCGCCTCGCACGGCGAAGACGGCAAGCCCGTTCTCGCCACCTTCGGCGAAGACATCGCCTTAGGCTCTCGACTCAAATAA
- a CDS encoding pectinesterase family protein, giving the protein MGQWRRNSVFVVIAALICGTAWARGLKTITVGPSGADFTSIQAAVNAAPETGAVIRIEPGIYREVVHVDKPKIQFRGVTKDAAKVVLVYGNSAASTCGTSCSATLFVTGDDFFAGMMTIANDYSKTSDVPSQAVALSVRGDRAVFRHVRLLGAQDTLYAASEKCMDGRSPCAVKRQYFSNCYIEGHVDFIFGDAKAVFDHCEIHSIPHVAGGYLTAQSRSKPEQDSGYVFDHCTLTADPRVKNIYLGRPWRDYSTVIYMNTKMGAHIAPEGWSDWKSAPVPRLPMTTYAEFNSSGPGANPVEREKWSKHLTKAEARKYEAKVFLTGADAWDPTKVK; this is encoded by the coding sequence ATGGGGCAGTGGCGGCGCAACAGTGTTTTTGTTGTAATTGCGGCTTTAATCTGCGGGACGGCATGGGCGCGAGGCCTGAAGACGATTACGGTCGGACCATCGGGCGCGGACTTCACCTCGATTCAGGCGGCGGTGAATGCGGCTCCGGAGACGGGTGCGGTGATTCGGATCGAGCCGGGAATCTATCGTGAGGTAGTGCATGTCGATAAGCCGAAGATCCAGTTTCGCGGAGTGACGAAGGACGCTGCGAAGGTGGTTCTGGTTTACGGGAACAGCGCTGCGTCTACTTGCGGGACTTCGTGCTCGGCGACTTTGTTTGTTACCGGCGACGACTTCTTCGCGGGCATGATGACGATTGCGAACGACTACAGCAAGACGAGTGATGTGCCGTCGCAGGCAGTGGCGCTCTCGGTGCGCGGCGATCGCGCGGTGTTTCGCCATGTGCGGCTGCTGGGAGCGCAGGACACGCTGTATGCGGCGAGCGAGAAGTGCATGGATGGGCGCTCGCCGTGTGCGGTGAAGCGGCAGTATTTCTCCAATTGCTACATCGAGGGGCATGTGGACTTTATCTTTGGCGATGCCAAGGCGGTCTTCGACCACTGCGAGATTCACAGCATTCCCCATGTGGCAGGTGGGTATCTGACCGCACAGAGCCGGAGTAAGCCGGAGCAGGATTCGGGCTATGTGTTCGACCACTGCACGCTGACGGCTGATCCGAGGGTGAAGAATATTTATCTGGGGAGGCCTTGGCGCGACTATTCGACCGTGATTTACATGAACACGAAGATGGGGGCGCATATCGCTCCGGAGGGGTGGTCGGATTGGAAGAGCGCTCCAGTGCCACGGCTGCCGATGACGACCTATGCGGAATTCAATTCGAGCGGGCCGGGGGCGAATCCTGTGGAGCGGGAGAAGTGGTCGAAGCATCTGACGAAGGCGGAGGCGAGGAAATATGAGGCGAAGGTGTTTCTGACTGGAGCGGATGCTTGGGATCCGACGAAGGTAAAGTAA
- a CDS encoding cupin domain-containing protein — protein MKNLSRRDLCVALSAFAAMGSVSSDAQVLPPPGTKVLSESEAFPYDQLPVSHSKNGGESRHVTQGVLPTGEYVEMHETTLPPGQMPHPPHKHRHSEFMLIRVGTVEFDNDGNKETVGPGGVIFAASDKTHGLKNVGNVAAQYFVIAIGQESPMQRV, from the coding sequence ATGAAAAATTTGAGCCGCCGTGATCTTTGTGTTGCCCTGTCCGCCTTTGCAGCGATGGGGAGTGTGTCGTCCGACGCTCAGGTATTGCCGCCGCCGGGAACGAAGGTGTTGTCCGAGTCCGAGGCATTTCCGTACGATCAGCTCCCGGTGAGCCACTCGAAGAACGGTGGCGAGAGCAGGCATGTGACGCAGGGCGTGCTGCCGACCGGCGAGTACGTCGAGATGCATGAGACGACCCTGCCGCCGGGACAGATGCCGCATCCGCCGCACAAACACAGGCACTCGGAGTTCATGCTGATTCGGGTGGGCACGGTGGAGTTCGACAACGATGGCAACAAAGAGACGGTCGGACCCGGTGGGGTGATCTTTGCCGCCTCGGACAAGACGCACGGGCTGAAGAATGTCGGTAATGTTGCGGCACAGTATTTCGTGATTGCGATTGGGCAGGAGTCCCCGATGCAGCGGGTTTGA